A region of Aliivibrio fischeri DNA encodes the following proteins:
- the hemB gene encoding porphobilinogen synthase: MSVSILGAFPNRRMRRMRKHEFSRRLMAENQLTVNDLIYPMFVLMGKDRRESVESMPGVERLSIDLLLEEAQRLYDLGIPAIALFPVVSQDVKSLCAAEAYNPEGLVQRTVKALKEHVPELGVITDVALDPFTTHGQDGIIDEDGYVMNDVTTEVLIKQALSHAEAGADVVAPSDMMDGRIGEIRKALEKAGHVHTQIMAYSAKYASCYYGPFRDAVGSSSNLKGGNKKNYQMDPANSDEAIHEVAMDINEGADMVMVKPGMPYLDIVRRVKTELQVPTFAYQVSGEYAMHKAAIMNGWLSERDTVMESLLCFKRAGADGILTYFAKDVAEWLAEEKK; the protein is encoded by the coding sequence GTGTCTGTATCCATTCTTGGTGCGTTTCCAAACCGTCGCATGCGCCGTATGCGTAAACATGAATTTAGCCGCCGACTAATGGCTGAAAACCAACTAACAGTAAATGATTTGATTTATCCAATGTTTGTTCTTATGGGTAAAGATCGTCGTGAGTCTGTTGAGTCTATGCCGGGTGTTGAGCGTTTATCTATCGATTTACTGCTTGAAGAAGCGCAACGTCTTTATGATTTAGGTATTCCTGCGATTGCACTTTTCCCTGTGGTTTCTCAAGACGTTAAAAGTCTATGTGCTGCTGAAGCTTACAATCCTGAAGGTTTAGTTCAACGTACAGTTAAAGCCCTAAAAGAACATGTTCCAGAGCTTGGTGTGATTACTGATGTGGCTTTAGACCCATTCACAACTCATGGCCAAGACGGCATCATCGATGAAGATGGTTACGTAATGAATGACGTGACAACTGAAGTTCTGATTAAGCAGGCGTTATCGCACGCAGAAGCGGGTGCTGATGTGGTGGCTCCGTCTGACATGATGGACGGCCGTATTGGTGAAATCCGTAAAGCGCTAGAAAAAGCAGGTCACGTTCATACACAAATTATGGCGTACTCTGCAAAATATGCGTCTTGTTATTACGGTCCTTTCCGTGATGCAGTGGGTTCTTCATCTAACCTAAAAGGTGGTAATAAAAAGAATTACCAGATGGATCCTGCAAACAGTGATGAAGCAATTCATGAAGTTGCTATGGACATCAACGAAGGTGCGGATATGGTGATGGTGAAACCAGGTATGCCGTATCTGGACATTGTTCGTCGTGTTAAGACTGAACTTCAAGTTCCGACGTTTGCTTACCAAGTATCTGGTGAGTATGCGATGCATAAAGCCGCTATCATGAATGGTTGGCTGAGTGAACGCGATACGGTGATGGAATCACTACTGTGCTTTAAGCGTGCTGGTGCTGATGGCATCCTAACTTACTTTGCGAAAGATGTAGCAGAGTGGTTGGCGGAAGAGAAGAAGTAA
- the tatB gene encoding Sec-independent protein translocase protein TatB, translating into MFDIGFWELILISVVGLVVLGPERLPKAIRSVAQFIGAAKSMANNVKDELSQELKIQELQENLRKAEQMNMDDLSPDLKKSVEELKQAAADVTRPYAKPEEEKAETPSADSSSSAASDSTSKTKAE; encoded by the coding sequence GTGTTTGATATCGGTTTTTGGGAACTGATACTGATCTCTGTTGTTGGACTAGTTGTATTAGGACCGGAACGTTTACCAAAAGCGATCCGCTCTGTTGCGCAGTTCATTGGAGCAGCAAAAAGCATGGCGAATAACGTCAAAGATGAGCTGTCACAAGAATTGAAGATACAAGAACTTCAAGAGAATTTGCGCAAAGCAGAACAGATGAATATGGATGACTTATCGCCTGATCTTAAAAAATCAGTAGAAGAGTTAAAACAAGCGGCAGCAGATGTCACTCGTCCATATGCAAAACCAGAAGAAGAAAAAGCAGAAACGCCAAGTGCGGACAGCTCTTCTTCTGCAGCATCTGACTCAACTTCTAAAACGAAAGCAGAGTAA
- the fre gene encoding NAD(P)H-flavin reductase, whose protein sequence is MPINCKVKSIEPLACNTFRILLHPEQPVAFKAGQYLTVVMGEKDKRPFSIASSPCRHEGEIELHIGAAEHNAYAGEVVESMKSALETGGDILIDAPHGEAWIREDSERSMLLIAGGTGFSYVRSILDHCISQKIQKPIYLYWGGRDECQLYAKAELETIAQAHSHITFVPVVEKSEGWTGKTGNVLEAVKADFNSLADMDIYIAGRFEMAGAAREQFTTEKQAKKEQLFGDAFAFI, encoded by the coding sequence ATGCCAATCAATTGCAAAGTAAAGTCTATCGAGCCATTGGCTTGTAATACTTTTCGAATTTTACTTCACCCAGAACAGCCTGTTGCTTTTAAAGCAGGCCAATACCTAACGGTTGTTATGGGTGAAAAAGATAAACGCCCATTCTCAATCGCAAGTAGTCCTTGTCGCCACGAGGGTGAAATTGAGTTACATATTGGTGCCGCAGAGCACAATGCTTATGCTGGAGAAGTGGTTGAATCAATGAAATCGGCACTAGAAACTGGTGGTGATATTTTAATTGATGCGCCTCATGGTGAAGCATGGATCCGTGAAGACAGCGAGCGTTCAATGTTATTGATTGCTGGTGGTACAGGTTTTAGTTATGTACGTTCAATTCTTGATCACTGCATTAGCCAAAAGATTCAAAAACCAATTTACCTATACTGGGGTGGTCGTGATGAATGCCAACTGTATGCAAAAGCAGAATTAGAGACCATTGCTCAAGCGCATAGCCATATTACGTTTGTGCCAGTGGTTGAGAAAAGTGAAGGCTGGACAGGTAAAACGGGTAATGTGTTAGAAGCGGTAAAAGCTGATTTTAACTCACTAGCAGATATGGATATTTATATCGCAGGTCGCTTTGAAATGGCTGGTGCAGCACGTGAGCAATTCACCACAGAAAAACAAGCGAAGAAAGAACAACTGTTTGGTGATGCATTCGCATTTATTTAG
- a CDS encoding 2Fe-2S iron-sulfur cluster-binding protein, protein MKKITLLPQQKEFSIEEGQTILDAALEAGINYPNRCQVGACAMCLCKKLEGEIEYDLEPLLTDKEQQEGWVFACQATAKSDLVLLLE, encoded by the coding sequence ATGAAAAAAATAACGCTACTACCACAGCAAAAAGAATTTAGCATCGAAGAAGGACAAACTATTCTTGATGCGGCACTCGAGGCGGGAATTAATTATCCAAACCGATGCCAAGTCGGCGCATGTGCTATGTGCTTATGCAAAAAATTAGAGGGTGAAATCGAATACGATCTAGAGCCTCTTCTTACCGATAAAGAACAACAAGAAGGGTGGGTATTTGCGTGTCAGGCAACAGCAAAAAGTGATTTAGTGCTGTTGTTAGAATAA
- the tatA gene encoding Sec-independent protein translocase subunit TatA, translating to MGGISIWQLLIIAVIIVLLFGTKKLRGVGSDLGSAVKGFKKAISEDEPAKEAKKDADFVPQNLEKKEAETVEKQKQNDKEQA from the coding sequence ATGGGTGGTATTAGTATTTGGCAACTTCTTATTATTGCAGTAATTATCGTTCTGTTATTTGGTACGAAAAAATTACGTGGTGTAGGTAGTGATTTGGGTTCTGCAGTTAAAGGCTTTAAAAAAGCGATAAGTGAAGATGAGCCAGCAAAAGAAGCGAAAAAAGACGCTGATTTTGTACCTCAAAACTTAGAGAAAAAAGAAGCTGAAACAGTAGAAAAACAAAAGCAAAACGACAAAGAGCAGGCATAA
- a CDS encoding TatD family hydrolase, protein MIDTHAHIYAKEFDEDRDAVVQRALEQGISKILLPNIDLESIEPMLKTEAAYPDVCHSMMGLHPCYVNADVKQTLATIHSWFEKHNFIAVGEIGIDLYWDKTFKAEQEMAFITQLNWAKEMKLPVVIHTRDSIEETLSLLKQEQDGSLSGVFHCFGGSVDEAKAINDLGFHLGLGGVSTFKNGGMDKIIPHLDMDYLILETDCPYLAPVPHRGKRNEPAYTQLVAQRVADLREMSLADVDAITTANAMKLFGI, encoded by the coding sequence ATGATAGATACTCACGCTCATATTTATGCAAAAGAATTTGATGAAGATAGAGATGCTGTTGTTCAGCGCGCACTAGAACAAGGTATTAGCAAAATTCTACTACCTAACATCGATTTAGAATCTATCGAACCAATGCTCAAAACCGAAGCAGCTTATCCTGATGTTTGTCATTCAATGATGGGATTACACCCTTGTTATGTGAATGCTGATGTTAAACAGACCTTAGCAACTATTCACTCATGGTTTGAGAAGCATAACTTCATTGCAGTAGGTGAAATAGGTATTGACCTATACTGGGACAAAACCTTTAAAGCAGAACAAGAGATGGCATTTATTACCCAATTAAATTGGGCAAAAGAAATGAAACTGCCTGTTGTTATTCACACTCGTGATTCTATTGAAGAAACATTAAGCTTATTAAAACAAGAGCAAGACGGTTCATTATCTGGTGTTTTCCACTGCTTTGGTGGTTCAGTTGATGAAGCAAAAGCCATTAATGATTTAGGGTTTCATTTAGGCCTTGGTGGTGTGTCTACCTTTAAAAATGGCGGGATGGATAAGATTATTCCTCATCTTGATATGGATTATTTAATCCTAGAAACCGATTGTCCTTACTTAGCACCCGTTCCACATCGTGGTAAGCGCAATGAGCCTGCGTATACGCAATTAGTTGCTCAACGTGTAGCGGATTTACGTGAAATGAGTTTGGCTGATGTGGATGCGATTACGACGGCGAATGCGATGAAATTGTTTGGGATTTAA
- the rho gene encoding transcription termination factor Rho has product MNLTELKNRSVSDLVALGETLGLENLARLRKQDIIFSILKQHAKSGEDIFGDGVLEILQDGFGFLRSADSSYLAGPDDIYVSPSQIRRFNLRTGDTIAGKIRPPKDGERYFALLKVNAVNHDRPDNARNKILFENLTPLHANDRLRMERGNGSTEDITARVLDLASPIGRGQRGLIVAPPKAGKTMLLQNIAQSIAHNHPECELMVLLIDERPEEVTEMQRLVKGEVVASTFDEPASRHVQVAEMVIEKAKRLVEHKKDVVILLDSITRLARAYNTVIPSSGKVLTGGVDANALHRPKRFFGAARNVEEGGSLTIIATALVDTGSKMDEVIYEEFKGTGNMELHLNRKIAEKRVFPAIDFNRSGTRREELLTKADELQKMWILRKIVHPMGEIDAMEFLIDKLSMTKTNDEFFDAMRRQ; this is encoded by the coding sequence ATGAATCTTACTGAACTTAAAAACCGATCTGTATCGGACCTTGTTGCTCTTGGCGAAACACTAGGCCTAGAAAACTTAGCTCGTCTAAGAAAACAAGACATTATTTTTTCTATTCTTAAGCAGCACGCAAAGAGTGGCGAAGATATATTCGGTGACGGTGTTCTAGAGATTCTGCAAGATGGCTTTGGTTTCCTTCGCTCGGCAGACAGTTCTTACTTGGCGGGTCCTGATGATATTTATGTATCGCCAAGCCAAATTCGTCGTTTTAACCTGCGTACTGGTGATACCATTGCCGGAAAGATTCGCCCACCAAAAGATGGCGAACGCTACTTTGCTCTTCTTAAAGTAAACGCTGTAAACCACGACCGTCCTGATAACGCACGTAATAAAATCCTTTTTGAAAACCTTACTCCTCTACATGCTAACGATCGTTTACGCATGGAACGTGGTAATGGTTCAACAGAAGATATTACAGCACGTGTTCTTGATTTAGCATCACCAATTGGCCGTGGCCAACGTGGTCTTATTGTTGCTCCGCCAAAAGCGGGTAAAACAATGTTGCTTCAAAACATTGCTCAAAGTATTGCGCATAACCACCCTGAGTGTGAGTTGATGGTTCTACTTATCGACGAACGTCCAGAAGAAGTAACAGAGATGCAACGCCTAGTTAAAGGTGAAGTAGTTGCATCAACGTTTGATGAGCCAGCGTCTCGTCACGTTCAAGTTGCTGAAATGGTTATCGAGAAAGCAAAACGTCTTGTTGAACATAAGAAAGACGTAGTTATCTTACTTGACTCAATCACTCGTCTAGCTCGTGCATATAACACAGTGATTCCATCATCTGGTAAAGTTCTTACTGGTGGTGTAGATGCAAACGCACTTCACCGTCCTAAGCGCTTCTTTGGTGCTGCACGTAACGTTGAAGAAGGTGGTAGCTTAACTATCATCGCAACAGCACTTGTTGATACTGGCTCTAAAATGGATGAAGTTATCTACGAAGAGTTTAAAGGTACAGGTAACATGGAATTACATTTAAACCGTAAGATTGCGGAAAAACGTGTATTCCCAGCTATCGACTTTAACCGTTCAGGTACTCGTCGTGAAGAGTTGTTAACTAAAGCTGATGAGCTACAGAAAATGTGGATTCTACGTAAGATTGTTCACCCAATGGGCGAAATTGATGCGATGGAATTCTTAATTGATAAGCTATCAATGACGAAAACAAATGATGAGTTCTTTGATGCGATGCGTCGTCAGTAA
- the tatC gene encoding Sec-independent protein translocase subunit TatC, producing MSSVESSQPLLAHLLELRNRLLKAIIAVIVVFLGLVWFANDIYEFLSAPLVERLPEGATMIATDVASPFFTPIKLTLVASIFVAVPVILYQVWAFVAPGLYKHEKRLIMPLLFSSSLLFYAGVSFAYFVVFPLVFGFFTTIAPEGVQVATDIASYLDFVLALFLAFGIAFEVPVAIILLCWTGATDPDTLRQKRPYIIVGAFVVGMMLTPPDIISQTLLAVPMCILFEIGLFFSRFYVREDNEDDLEQDEA from the coding sequence ATGTCATCAGTTGAATCCTCTCAGCCGTTGTTAGCGCACTTACTAGAGTTAAGAAATCGTCTATTAAAAGCAATCATTGCAGTTATTGTCGTGTTCTTAGGTTTAGTTTGGTTTGCTAATGACATTTATGAGTTTTTATCAGCGCCTTTGGTAGAAAGACTGCCAGAGGGAGCAACTATGATAGCAACTGATGTCGCGTCACCATTTTTCACGCCCATAAAGCTGACTTTGGTGGCATCGATATTTGTCGCTGTTCCAGTAATTCTTTATCAGGTATGGGCATTTGTAGCTCCTGGACTGTATAAGCATGAGAAAAGACTCATCATGCCGTTACTATTCTCTAGCTCTTTGCTGTTTTATGCCGGTGTATCATTTGCCTATTTCGTTGTATTTCCTTTGGTATTTGGTTTCTTTACAACCATTGCACCTGAAGGGGTTCAAGTAGCAACTGATATCGCCAGTTATCTTGATTTTGTTTTAGCATTGTTCTTGGCTTTTGGTATTGCATTTGAAGTACCTGTTGCCATCATCTTGCTATGCTGGACTGGTGCTACAGACCCAGATACGTTAAGACAAAAGCGTCCATATATTATTGTTGGTGCCTTTGTTGTAGGTATGATGTTGACACCACCAGACATTATTTCTCAGACGTTGCTGGCAGTACCTATGTGTATTTTGTTTGAGATTGGTTTGTTCTTCTCACGCTTTTATGTGAGAGAGGATAATGAAGATGATTTGGAACAAGATGAAGCATAA
- the ubiD gene encoding 4-hydroxy-3-polyprenylbenzoate decarboxylase, which translates to MQYKDLRDFIGHLEDIGQLKRISHPIDPHYEMTEISDRTLRAGGPALLFENPIGYDIPVLTNLFGTPERVAIGMGRKDVLELREVGKLLAYLKEPEPPKGFKDALDKLPVFKQVLNMPTKNIRKAACQQIVWQGDDVDLDKVPVMSCWADDVAPLLTWGLTITKGPHKKRQNLGIYRQQKLSKNKVIMRWLAHRGGALDLRDWMETHPGEPFPVSVAFGADPATILGAVTPVPDTLSEYAFAGLLRGSRTEITKSISNDLEVPASAEIVLEGYIDPTEFADEGPYGDHTGYYNEVEKHHVFTVTHITMRKEPIYHSTYTGRPPDEPAVLGVALNEVFVPILQKQFPEIIDFYLPPEGCSYRMAVVTMKKQYPGHAKRVMMGVWSFLRQFMYTKFVLVCDEEVNARDWSQVTAAMSQHMDPARDSLMIGNTPIDSLDFASPVVGLGSKMGLDITKKWEAELALSPNVECSLTSSEQIEGCIAEITKTCPEIIEIHLQNDNANMVVVSINKQAAGNAKKIMDAIWAQFEENKFVIVCDDDVNVSDWNDIIWAVTTRMDPARDTLFLQSEGETSKMGLDATNKWEGECLREWGTPIKKDPEVVAKIDSIWDELGIFK; encoded by the coding sequence ATGCAATATAAGGATTTACGTGATTTTATCGGCCATTTGGAAGATATTGGTCAGCTAAAACGCATTTCACACCCCATTGACCCTCATTATGAAATGACAGAGATCAGCGATCGTACTTTACGTGCGGGTGGTCCTGCTTTGCTATTTGAAAATCCAATTGGCTATGATATTCCGGTTTTAACTAACTTATTTGGTACGCCAGAGCGTGTCGCTATCGGCATGGGCCGCAAAGACGTTTTGGAACTGCGTGAAGTTGGTAAATTACTTGCGTACTTAAAAGAGCCTGAGCCACCAAAAGGCTTTAAAGATGCATTAGATAAATTGCCAGTTTTTAAGCAAGTTTTGAACATGCCAACGAAGAACATTCGTAAAGCGGCATGCCAACAGATTGTTTGGCAGGGCGATGATGTTGATCTTGATAAAGTTCCTGTGATGAGCTGTTGGGCTGATGATGTGGCTCCGTTATTAACGTGGGGGTTAACGATCACCAAAGGCCCACATAAAAAACGCCAAAACTTAGGTATTTACCGTCAGCAGAAGCTGAGTAAAAACAAAGTGATTATGCGTTGGCTTGCTCACCGTGGTGGTGCGTTAGATTTGCGTGACTGGATGGAAACTCATCCAGGAGAACCTTTCCCTGTCTCTGTAGCATTTGGTGCCGATCCTGCAACGATTTTAGGTGCAGTAACGCCAGTACCTGACACCTTATCGGAATATGCGTTTGCAGGCCTTCTACGAGGCAGCAGAACCGAAATAACCAAATCCATTAGTAATGACTTGGAAGTACCAGCAAGTGCTGAGATTGTCCTTGAGGGCTATATTGACCCAACAGAATTTGCCGATGAAGGCCCTTATGGGGATCATACCGGTTACTACAATGAAGTTGAAAAGCACCATGTGTTCACGGTTACGCACATTACTATGCGTAAAGAGCCGATTTATCACAGTACGTATACGGGCCGTCCACCTGATGAACCCGCGGTATTAGGTGTGGCATTAAATGAAGTATTTGTGCCGATCTTACAAAAGCAGTTTCCTGAAATCATTGATTTTTATCTTCCACCAGAAGGTTGTTCATACCGCATGGCGGTAGTGACAATGAAGAAACAATACCCAGGACATGCTAAGCGTGTGATGATGGGAGTATGGTCGTTCTTACGTCAGTTTATGTATACCAAGTTTGTATTGGTCTGCGATGAAGAGGTGAATGCTCGAGATTGGTCACAAGTAACGGCGGCAATGTCTCAGCATATGGATCCGGCTCGTGACAGTTTGATGATAGGAAATACGCCGATAGATTCATTAGATTTTGCTTCACCTGTGGTGGGATTAGGCTCAAAAATGGGCTTAGATATCACGAAAAAATGGGAGGCAGAATTAGCGTTATCACCAAATGTGGAATGTTCATTAACAAGCAGTGAGCAGATTGAAGGGTGTATCGCTGAAATAACCAAAACGTGTCCTGAGATTATTGAAATTCATTTGCAGAATGACAATGCCAATATGGTGGTTGTATCCATCAATAAACAGGCAGCAGGTAATGCTAAGAAAATCATGGATGCCATTTGGGCTCAATTTGAAGAGAACAAATTTGTGATTGTGTGTGACGATGATGTCAATGTGAGTGATTGGAATGACATCATTTGGGCGGTAACAACACGAATGGATCCGGCGAGAGATACTTTATTCTTACAAAGCGAAGGTGAAACCTCAAAAATGGGGTTAGATGCCACCAATAAATGGGAAGGTGAATGTCTTCGTGAGTGGGGAACACCAATCAAGAAAGATCCTGAAGTGGTCGCTAAAATTGACTCTATTTGGGATGAATTAGGTATTTTCAAATAA
- the gppA gene encoding guanosine-5'-triphosphate,3'-diphosphate diphosphatase yields the protein MKSSTMSPMYAAIDLGSNSFHMLVVRHINGSVQTMAKIKRKVRLAAGLNENNTLSHEAMQRGWDCLSLFAERLQDIPVENIRIVGTATLRVASNVDIFLEKANQILGHNINVIEGEEEARMIYQGVAHTSGGNGRRLVVDIGGASTELIIGEGFEAQALTSLKMGCVTWLEGYFKDRALTQKNFNAAIAGAKETLAPILQQYTDLGWQTCVGASGTVQALQEIMLAQGMDEVITLAKLKRLQKQAMQYEHLEELDIDGLTLERALVFPSGLSILIAIFELLNIDSMTLAGGALREGLCYGMIDELQHDEVCQRTIKSTQQRYQLDVDYAQQVTDLSIQLVQQCGNDWLIEPQALPLLTAATQLHEIGMCIDYKKGGEHSAYLINALDLPGFTRAQKHLLGELLRRYREYFSAMPTQHAVSDISAQRMLRILRLAIILTHRRDVNLAPTVTLSEKNDVLSLSIDGAWLAANPLTRSELEIEADKQTNIGWELVIDARD from the coding sequence ATGAAAAGTTCAACAATGTCACCAATGTATGCCGCCATCGATTTAGGCTCCAATAGCTTCCATATGCTTGTTGTGCGTCATATAAATGGTAGTGTGCAAACCATGGCTAAAATTAAACGTAAAGTTCGTTTAGCTGCGGGATTAAATGAAAATAACACACTCAGCCATGAAGCTATGCAACGTGGGTGGGATTGTTTGAGCTTATTTGCAGAACGTCTGCAAGACATCCCTGTAGAAAATATTCGCATTGTCGGTACAGCAACGCTGCGTGTCGCTAGCAATGTGGATATCTTCTTAGAAAAAGCCAATCAAATCTTAGGTCACAACATTAACGTGATCGAAGGCGAAGAAGAAGCTCGTATGATTTACCAAGGAGTTGCGCACACTTCAGGTGGTAATGGCCGTCGTTTAGTCGTTGATATCGGCGGAGCAAGTACAGAGCTAATTATTGGTGAAGGCTTTGAAGCACAAGCACTCACAAGCTTAAAAATGGGTTGTGTAACTTGGCTAGAAGGCTACTTTAAAGATCGTGCCCTAACCCAAAAGAACTTTAATGCAGCAATTGCCGGCGCTAAAGAGACGTTAGCTCCAATTTTACAGCAATATACTGACCTAGGTTGGCAGACCTGTGTTGGAGCAAGCGGTACGGTACAAGCATTGCAAGAAATTATGTTGGCGCAAGGCATGGATGAGGTCATCACCTTAGCCAAGCTAAAGCGCCTTCAAAAGCAAGCAATGCAATATGAACACTTAGAAGAGTTAGATATTGATGGGTTAACACTTGAGCGAGCATTAGTGTTCCCAAGCGGTTTATCCATCCTTATTGCTATTTTTGAATTATTGAACATCGATTCTATGACTCTAGCTGGCGGCGCGTTACGTGAAGGCCTATGCTACGGAATGATCGATGAACTGCAACACGATGAAGTGTGTCAACGCACAATAAAGAGCACCCAACAACGTTATCAATTAGACGTTGACTACGCTCAACAGGTCACTGACCTCTCAATTCAACTTGTGCAGCAATGTGGTAACGACTGGCTTATTGAGCCACAAGCATTGCCATTGCTTACTGCGGCAACTCAGCTTCATGAAATTGGTATGTGTATTGATTATAAAAAAGGTGGAGAGCACTCAGCCTATTTAATTAACGCACTGGATTTACCAGGTTTCACTCGTGCTCAAAAACACTTACTTGGTGAGTTATTACGCCGTTACCGCGAATATTTCTCAGCCATGCCAACTCAACATGCCGTTTCTGATATCTCGGCTCAACGCATGCTACGTATTTTACGTTTAGCGATTATTCTCACTCATCGTCGTGATGTGAATTTAGCACCTACTGTAACGCTATCAGAAAAAAATGATGTTTTGTCATTGTCGATTGATGGAGCTTGGTTGGCGGCAAATCCTCTAACGAGATCTGAGTTAGAGATCGAGGCGGATAAACAGACGAATATTGGTTGGGAGTTGGTTATAGATGCTAGGGACTAG
- the rhlB gene encoding ATP-dependent RNA helicase RhlB, with translation MKKTHITEQNFADLGLQPQVIDGLNTKGFIKCTPIQAKALPVLLAGQDIAGQAQTGTGKTLAFLTATFNHLLTTPAPEGRKITQPRAIIMAPTRELAIQIFNDAESLIASTGLKAALAYGGERYEKQQQVIEQGVDILIGTTGRIIDFYKQGHIDFKMIQAVVLDEADRMFDLGFIKDIRFIFRRMPAPTERLNMLFSATLSYRVQELAFEHMQEPEHVVVEPEQKTGHRIKEELFYPSNDHKMALLQTLIEEEWPDRAIIFANTKHKCESVWGHLAADKHRVGLLTGDVPQKKRERILEEFTQGNVDILVATDVAARGLHIPQVTHVFNFDLPNEAEDYVHRIGRTGRAGASGNSISFACEEYAINLPAIEEYIEHSIPQSDYDASALLEDLPAPLRLQRRPQQNRRNNNGQRQGGNRKHTRPRQPRNTQS, from the coding sequence ATGAAAAAGACGCACATCACAGAGCAAAACTTTGCCGACCTAGGTTTACAGCCTCAGGTTATCGATGGTTTGAATACAAAAGGGTTCATCAAATGTACCCCAATTCAAGCTAAGGCATTGCCGGTACTGCTCGCCGGCCAAGACATTGCAGGCCAGGCCCAAACGGGTACAGGTAAGACGCTAGCGTTCCTTACTGCTACTTTTAATCACCTATTAACGACACCAGCACCTGAAGGTCGTAAAATCACACAACCGCGTGCCATTATCATGGCTCCGACACGTGAATTAGCGATTCAAATCTTCAATGATGCTGAATCACTTATCGCAAGTACAGGCCTAAAAGCGGCACTGGCTTACGGTGGTGAGCGTTATGAAAAACAACAACAAGTGATTGAGCAAGGTGTTGATATTTTGATCGGTACAACCGGTCGTATTATCGACTTTTACAAGCAAGGTCACATCGACTTTAAGATGATTCAAGCTGTTGTTCTTGATGAAGCCGATCGTATGTTCGATTTAGGTTTTATTAAAGATATTCGCTTTATCTTCCGTCGTATGCCTGCGCCAACAGAGCGTTTAAACATGCTGTTCTCTGCTACATTATCTTACCGTGTGCAAGAGCTTGCGTTTGAACACATGCAAGAGCCAGAGCACGTTGTTGTTGAGCCAGAACAAAAAACAGGTCATCGCATTAAGGAAGAGCTTTTCTATCCTTCAAATGATCATAAAATGGCATTACTTCAAACACTTATTGAAGAAGAATGGCCAGATCGTGCGATTATCTTTGCAAACACAAAACACAAATGTGAATCAGTTTGGGGTCACCTAGCTGCTGATAAACACCGTGTTGGTCTTCTAACTGGTGACGTTCCTCAGAAAAAACGTGAGCGCATTTTAGAAGAGTTCACACAAGGTAATGTTGATATCTTAGTTGCTACCGATGTGGCTGCTCGTGGTCTACATATTCCACAAGTAACGCATGTGTTTAACTTTGATTTACCAAACGAAGCAGAAGATTACGTTCACCGTATTGGCCGTACAGGTCGTGCTGGTGCAAGCGGTAACTCTATTAGCTTCGCATGTGAAGAATACGCAATTAACCTTCCTGCTATCGAAGAATATATTGAGCATTCTATTCCACAATCTGATTACGACGCTTCGGCATTACTAGAAGATTTGCCAGCTCCACTACGACTTCAACGTCGTCCACAGCAAAATCGTCGTAATAACAATGGTCAACGTCAAGGCGGCAACCGTAAGCATACTCGCCCACGTCAACCACGTAATACTCAGTCGTAA
- the trxA gene encoding thioredoxin TrxA, which produces MSDKILQLTDGGFEESVINAAGPVLVDFWAEWCGPCKMIAPILDEIADEYEGKLTIGKLNIDQNAGTPPKFGIRGIPTLLLFKDGGVAATKVGALSKTQLKEFLDANL; this is translated from the coding sequence ATGAGCGACAAAATTTTGCAGCTTACAGATGGCGGTTTTGAAGAAAGTGTAATCAACGCTGCAGGCCCTGTACTAGTAGATTTCTGGGCAGAATGGTGTGGTCCTTGTAAAATGATTGCCCCGATTCTGGATGAGATTGCTGATGAGTACGAAGGCAAACTAACGATTGGTAAATTAAATATCGATCAAAATGCTGGTACACCACCAAAATTTGGTATTCGTGGCATTCCAACGCTACTTCTTTTCAAAGATGGCGGCGTAGCTGCAACGAAAGTGGGTGCACTTTCAAAGACTCAACTTAAAGAGTTTCTTGATGCAAACCTATAA